The following proteins come from a genomic window of Nicotiana tomentosiformis chromosome 12, ASM39032v3, whole genome shotgun sequence:
- the LOC138903160 gene encoding uncharacterized protein, with protein MCDFLLVVNQVNGTFEVREDRMQRYLDKLQVTLHRFKEWTLQHVPLQQNSEADALTNLGSSVEDHELKSRTVVQLMRSVIKDGHAEINSTSLTWDWRNKFIEYFKNGKLPSHPKESRALRTKATQFILSEDGTLFRKTFDGPLEIYLGPGDTNYILREIHEGTCGNHSGADSLVHKVIGVGYYWTDMSKDAREFVRKCDK; from the coding sequence ATGTGTGATTTCCttctcgtggtaaaccaagttaacgggacttttgaagtccgagaagatcgaatgcagaggtacttggataaactacaagtgactttacatcgatttaaggaatggaccttgcaacatgtcCCCCTCCAACAAAACAGCGAGGCTGACGCTCTtacaaacttaggttcatcggtcgaagatcaCGAACTCAAGTcgaggactgtcgtacaacttatgagatcggtaatcaaagatggtcacgccgagataaactccacaagcttaacctgggattggagaaacaaattcatagagtacttcaagaacgggaagcttccatcacatccaaaggaatcgagagcgcTGCGCACAAAGGCAACACAGTTCATCTTGTCTGAAGACGGAACGTTGTTTAGaaagacgttcgatggaccattggaaatatatttgggaccgggagataccaattacatcctacgagaaattcacgagggcacttgtggaaatcattccggtgccgattcgttGGTCCATAAAGTAATCGgagtagggtattattggacAGATATGagcaaggatgcaagggagtttgttcgaaaatgcgacaaatga